The following proteins come from a genomic window of Geothermobacter hydrogeniphilus:
- a CDS encoding cob(I)yrinic acid a,c-diamide adenosyltransferase — protein sequence MVKLDRITTGGGDKGQTSLVDGSRVPKQSLRVEAYGGVDELNSLFGVVLLEALPQGVGPELERIQNDLFDLGADFATPSDGAVGERALRITDNHVKRLEAEVDRVTALLEPLTSFVLPGGTRAGALLHLARATARRVERQAWRLVEEEGVEKINPRALTYLNRLSDLCFVWARLANDGGRADRLWQPCDNC from the coding sequence CACCGGCGGCGGCGACAAGGGACAGACCAGCCTGGTCGACGGATCCCGGGTGCCGAAACAGTCGCTCCGGGTGGAGGCCTATGGCGGGGTCGATGAACTCAACAGCCTGTTCGGCGTGGTGCTGCTCGAAGCGCTGCCGCAGGGTGTCGGGCCGGAACTGGAGCGGATTCAGAACGACCTGTTTGATCTTGGCGCTGATTTCGCCACGCCGAGCGACGGGGCGGTCGGTGAGCGGGCCCTGCGCATCACCGATAATCACGTGAAACGTCTCGAAGCCGAGGTTGATCGGGTCACCGCTCTGCTGGAACCGTTGACCAGCTTCGTCCTGCCCGGCGGCACCCGCGCCGGGGCGCTGCTGCATCTGGCCCGCGCCACCGCCCGGCGGGTTGAACGCCAGGCCTGGCGGCTGGTCGAAGAGGAGGGGGTCGAAAAGATCAACCCCCGGGCCCTGACCTACCTCAACCGCCTCTCCGACCTCTGCTTCGTCTGGGCCCGGCTGGCCAATGACGGTGGGCGGGCCGACCGACTCTGGCAGCCCTGCGACAACTGCTGA
- the tatC gene encoding twin-arginine translocase subunit TatC produces MSNVAEEQLPLMAHLEELRKRLTISAAAWFIAFLVCYSFAERLFSYIAGPVKTALPEGSSLVFINATEPFFTYMKLGALAGFLVALPIIFWQIWAFIAPGLYSNEKRLAIPFVLASCLCFGVGTYFGFFFVFPRIFTFLIGFGLKGSLAPMLSMGGYLSFATKLLFAFGVVFELPIIIFFLARIGIVDYKWLAAKRKYALVIGFVIGAILTPPDVFSQVALALPFVILYEIGIWVARFFGKKKTADEFEDEDESEGEGEAD; encoded by the coding sequence ATGAGCAACGTGGCTGAAGAACAATTGCCGCTGATGGCCCATCTTGAAGAACTGCGCAAACGCCTGACGATTTCCGCCGCCGCCTGGTTCATCGCCTTTCTCGTCTGCTACAGTTTTGCCGAACGACTGTTCAGCTACATCGCCGGGCCGGTCAAGACCGCCCTGCCGGAAGGCAGTTCGCTGGTCTTCATCAACGCCACCGAGCCCTTCTTCACCTACATGAAACTCGGTGCCCTGGCCGGCTTCCTGGTCGCCCTGCCTATCATTTTCTGGCAGATCTGGGCCTTCATCGCCCCCGGACTCTACAGCAACGAGAAACGGCTGGCGATTCCCTTTGTCCTCGCCAGTTGCCTCTGCTTCGGCGTCGGTACCTACTTCGGCTTCTTCTTCGTCTTCCCGCGCATCTTCACCTTCCTGATTGGTTTCGGCCTGAAGGGCAGCCTGGCGCCGATGCTGTCGATGGGCGGCTATCTCTCCTTTGCCACCAAGCTGCTGTTCGCCTTCGGTGTGGTGTTCGAACTGCCGATCATCATCTTCTTCCTCGCCCGCATCGGCATTGTCGACTACAAGTGGCTGGCCGCCAAGCGCAAGTACGCGCTGGTGATCGGCTTCGTCATCGGCGCCATCCTCACCCCGCCCGATGTCTTCTCCCAGGTCGCCCTGGCGTTGCCCTTTGTCATTCTCTACGAAATCGGCATCTGGGTGGCACGTTTCTTCGGCAAGAAGAAAACCGCGGATGAATTTGAAGATGAGGATGAAAGCGAAGGGGAGGGGGAAGCCGACTGA
- the tatB gene encoding Sec-independent protein translocase protein TatB — MFGIGFPELLMILAIALMVIGPKKLPDIARAMGRAMNEFKKATDEFKHTIQEETRTDELRRQILEGGKLQPPDSAEEEPGPYYSGVKTEVDDEPQEGLGPLAEQTTEETSGTDALREDSTNAELDDKQDSLNKEEHKDEQRG, encoded by the coding sequence ATGTTTGGAATCGGCTTCCCTGAACTGCTGATGATTCTCGCCATCGCGCTGATGGTCATCGGCCCGAAAAAACTCCCCGATATCGCCCGTGCCATGGGGCGGGCCATGAATGAATTCAAGAAAGCAACCGACGAATTCAAGCACACCATCCAGGAGGAAACCCGCACCGACGAGTTGCGCAGGCAGATTCTCGAGGGCGGCAAGCTGCAGCCTCCCGACAGTGCCGAGGAAGAACCCGGACCCTACTACAGCGGGGTGAAAACCGAGGTCGACGACGAACCACAGGAAGGGCTCGGGCCGCTGGCCGAACAGACCACGGAGGAGACGAGCGGGACCGACGCGTTGCGCGAAGACTCGACCAACGCCGAGCTGGATGACAAGCAGGACAGCCTGAACAAGGAAGAGCACAAGGATGAGCAACGTGGCTGA
- the nadA gene encoding quinolinate synthase NadA, producing MTEQEIKKEIRRLCDERDALLLAHNYQRDEVQEIADITGDSLGLSMEAANTDKQVIVFCGVHFMAESAAILAPQKTVLLPRADSGCPMADMVTAEGLRDLKRQHPDATVVTYVNSSAAVKAESDICCTSSNAVNVARSLETKKLLLVPDRNLGRYIASHLPDKECICWEGYCPTHDRLKVADIEQARADHPDALFMAHPECTPEILELADHICSTSGMYEYARSSEARKFIVGTEMGILYRLRKENPDKEFILPSQALICPNMKLTNLEDILRALQTLEPRITVAEEVRVRAKMALDRMLAVPRD from the coding sequence ATGACCGAGCAAGAGATCAAAAAGGAAATTCGCCGTCTGTGTGATGAGCGCGACGCCCTGCTGCTGGCGCACAACTATCAGCGTGACGAGGTTCAGGAAATAGCCGATATCACCGGGGATTCCCTCGGCCTGTCGATGGAGGCGGCGAACACCGACAAACAGGTTATCGTTTTCTGCGGGGTCCATTTCATGGCGGAGAGCGCCGCCATTCTCGCTCCGCAGAAAACCGTGTTGCTGCCGCGCGCCGATTCCGGTTGTCCGATGGCCGACATGGTCACTGCAGAAGGGCTGCGTGACCTGAAGCGGCAGCATCCCGACGCCACCGTTGTCACCTACGTCAACTCCTCGGCGGCGGTCAAGGCCGAAAGCGATATCTGCTGCACCTCCTCCAACGCCGTCAACGTGGCCCGCTCACTCGAGACGAAAAAACTGTTGCTGGTGCCCGATCGCAATCTCGGCCGTTACATCGCTTCGCACCTGCCGGACAAGGAATGCATCTGCTGGGAAGGCTATTGTCCGACCCACGACCGGCTCAAGGTTGCCGATATCGAGCAGGCCCGTGCCGACCACCCGGATGCCCTGTTCATGGCCCACCCCGAGTGTACCCCCGAAATTCTCGAACTGGCCGACCATATCTGTTCGACCAGCGGCATGTACGAATACGCCCGCAGCAGTGAGGCCCGCAAGTTCATCGTCGGCACCGAGATGGGCATCCTCTACCGGCTGCGCAAGGAGAACCCGGACAAGGAGTTCATCCTGCCGAGCCAGGCGCTGATCTGCCCGAATATGAAACTGACCAATCTTGAAGATATTCTCAGGGCGCTGCAGACCCTTGAGCCGCGGATCACAGTGGCTGAGGAGGTTCGGGTGCGGGCGAAGATGGCGTTGGACAGGATGCTGGCAGTCCCCCGCGATTAG
- the mfd gene encoding transcription-repair coupling factor, producing MTEDPSQDIQHATIRSIVEQCAASTGRAEVLGLHGSAGAHLLARLLAEAARPLVVVAPDQKQATRLAQDLAFYHGRPGEIGQLPAWEMRPYDVLTPHPEVEATRLATLARLASGQLRAVVLPVQSLLQKLIPRQVLAQLSECFELDVEYPREQLLTRLGELGYQPVPLVEDRGTFSVRGDILDLFPPSGERPLRLEFFGDTLEKIRPFDPVSQRSLPESCSRVELQPARELVLAGEHLNCFLTRLKDRCDELGLPRSVRETVADEAREGLLAPGRSFLLPLNYARLDTLFDYVDDARWVLVDPPAVEQGADVFAGEVHDGEAAAARRGEPYVAAGSLYLTPEELEQQLSLRPRLEFSSLQVYRLEDDHPLFRVDAQGNGDLRADLQQPDGGLAKLAERFSSWRQGGWRILLVCHTRGQAERLADLLAPYGLDLPADPPPFSTLPDAGELQLVRGDLSSGFRLPLEKLVVVTEEELFGRRVRRRRSNEERARALLSSLAELKNGDLVVHADHGIGRYHGLEHLQLGPVEGDFLHLEYAGADKLFLPIDRIEKVQKYVGGEGGEPKLDKMGGQGWEKARLRARAMVEELARELLQIYARREMTGGYRYSPPDRLYREFEAAFPYEETPDQLAAIEDVLADMTGDKTMDRLVCGDVGYGKTEVAIRAAFKAVLDSRQVAMLVPTTVLAQQHLVSFRERLRDFPVTVEMVSRFVPPVRQKEILQRVAEGRVDILIGTHRLLQRDVRFKDLGLVVIDEEQRFGVTHKERLKKLRAEVDVLTLTATPIPRTLHLSMAGLRDLSIIETAPVDRLAIRTYVTRFDEELVSEAIRRELRRGGQVFFVHNRVQNIEPMADYLRNLVPEAKITVGHGQLGEKELEQVMIDFIEGRSNVLVCSTIIESGLDIPRANTIIINRADCFGLAQLYQLRGRVGRSKQRAYAYLLIPGEGALTRQARERLKVLQDLTELGAGFRIASHDLELRGAGDLLGARQAGQIAAVGFEMYTELLQETIAELQGREHRPQVDPEIRLGLSAYLPESYVSDPNQRLVLYRAMAGADAEEDLYALADELRDRYGEIPEPASLLLEVMRLRVLLKQLWIEQAEYDGRRLVCAFHAQTPVPPEKILALLRQPDRYQFSPDYRLTVHCGKIAGRELLEMARNELRRLL from the coding sequence ATGACCGAAGACCCTTCCCAGGATATCCAGCACGCCACCATCCGCAGCATTGTCGAGCAGTGCGCCGCCTCGACCGGTCGTGCCGAGGTTCTCGGTCTGCACGGCAGCGCCGGAGCTCATCTGCTGGCGCGGCTGCTGGCGGAAGCTGCGCGGCCGCTGGTGGTGGTGGCACCCGACCAGAAGCAGGCGACGCGGCTGGCGCAGGATCTCGCCTTTTACCATGGCCGACCCGGGGAAATCGGCCAGTTGCCGGCCTGGGAGATGCGGCCCTACGACGTCCTGACGCCGCACCCCGAGGTTGAGGCGACGCGGCTGGCGACCCTGGCACGCCTGGCTTCCGGTCAGCTGCGGGCGGTGGTGCTGCCGGTGCAGTCGCTGCTGCAGAAACTGATTCCGCGACAGGTTCTGGCCCAGCTCAGCGAATGTTTCGAGCTGGATGTCGAATATCCCCGTGAACAGCTGTTGACGCGTCTTGGTGAACTCGGTTATCAGCCGGTGCCGCTGGTTGAGGATCGAGGCACCTTCTCGGTGCGTGGTGACATCCTCGACCTGTTTCCGCCGAGCGGCGAACGTCCCTTGAGGCTCGAATTCTTCGGTGACACGCTGGAAAAGATTCGTCCCTTCGATCCGGTCAGCCAGCGCTCTCTGCCGGAGTCCTGTTCCCGGGTCGAACTGCAGCCGGCACGCGAGCTGGTTCTTGCCGGGGAGCACCTGAACTGTTTTCTGACCCGGCTCAAGGATCGCTGCGATGAGCTCGGATTGCCCCGATCGGTGCGGGAGACCGTTGCCGACGAGGCGCGCGAAGGGCTGCTCGCGCCCGGTCGCAGTTTCCTGCTGCCACTCAACTATGCACGGCTCGATACCCTCTTCGACTACGTCGACGATGCCCGCTGGGTGCTGGTCGATCCGCCGGCGGTCGAACAGGGAGCAGACGTTTTCGCCGGTGAAGTACACGACGGTGAGGCGGCTGCCGCCCGGCGCGGGGAACCCTATGTCGCGGCCGGGAGTCTCTATCTCACGCCGGAAGAACTGGAACAGCAGCTCAGTCTGCGGCCGCGGCTTGAGTTCTCCAGCCTGCAGGTCTACCGGCTGGAGGATGATCATCCCCTGTTCCGGGTCGATGCTCAGGGAAACGGCGACCTGCGGGCTGATCTGCAGCAGCCGGACGGCGGCCTGGCGAAGCTGGCCGAACGGTTCAGTTCCTGGCGGCAGGGCGGCTGGCGGATTCTGCTGGTCTGTCATACCCGCGGCCAGGCGGAACGGCTTGCCGACCTGCTGGCGCCCTACGGTCTCGACCTGCCCGCCGATCCCCCGCCCTTTTCCACCCTGCCCGACGCCGGTGAACTGCAGCTGGTACGCGGGGACCTTTCGTCCGGTTTCCGCCTGCCGCTGGAAAAGCTGGTGGTGGTCACCGAGGAGGAGTTGTTTGGTCGCCGTGTTCGGCGTCGGCGCAGCAACGAAGAGCGCGCCAGGGCGCTGCTCTCTTCGCTGGCGGAACTGAAAAATGGCGATCTGGTGGTGCATGCCGACCATGGTATCGGCCGCTACCACGGGCTTGAACACCTGCAGCTCGGTCCGGTCGAGGGTGATTTCCTCCATCTTGAATATGCCGGAGCCGACAAGCTCTTCCTGCCGATCGACCGGATCGAAAAGGTACAGAAATATGTCGGGGGCGAAGGGGGCGAGCCGAAGCTGGACAAGATGGGCGGTCAGGGCTGGGAAAAGGCCCGCCTGCGGGCCCGCGCCATGGTCGAGGAACTGGCCCGTGAACTGCTGCAGATCTATGCCCGCCGGGAGATGACCGGCGGCTATCGTTACAGTCCCCCTGATCGCCTGTACCGGGAATTCGAAGCGGCCTTCCCCTACGAGGAAACCCCCGATCAGCTGGCCGCCATCGAAGATGTGCTGGCGGACATGACCGGTGACAAGACCATGGACCGTCTGGTCTGCGGGGATGTCGGCTACGGCAAGACCGAGGTCGCCATCCGCGCAGCCTTCAAGGCGGTTCTTGACAGTCGTCAGGTGGCGATGCTGGTGCCGACCACGGTTCTGGCCCAGCAGCATCTGGTTTCCTTCCGTGAGCGGCTCAGGGATTTTCCGGTGACGGTGGAGATGGTCTCCCGCTTCGTCCCGCCGGTGCGGCAGAAAGAGATTCTGCAGCGCGTCGCGGAGGGCCGGGTCGACATCCTGATCGGCACCCACCGATTGCTGCAGCGTGATGTCCGCTTCAAGGACCTGGGGCTGGTTGTCATCGACGAGGAACAGCGCTTCGGTGTCACCCATAAAGAGCGGTTGAAAAAACTGCGTGCCGAGGTCGATGTGCTGACCCTGACCGCCACGCCGATTCCGCGGACCCTGCACCTGTCGATGGCCGGTCTGCGCGATCTGTCGATTATCGAGACGGCGCCGGTCGACCGGTTGGCGATCCGCACCTATGTCACCCGTTTCGACGAGGAACTGGTCAGTGAGGCAATCCGCCGTGAACTGCGGCGCGGCGGGCAGGTCTTCTTTGTCCATAACCGGGTGCAGAATATCGAGCCGATGGCCGATTACCTGCGCAACCTGGTGCCGGAGGCGAAGATCACTGTCGGTCATGGCCAGCTTGGCGAGAAAGAGCTGGAACAGGTGATGATCGATTTCATCGAGGGGCGCAGCAACGTGCTGGTCTGTTCGACCATCATCGAGAGCGGTCTCGATATCCCGCGTGCCAACACCATCATCATCAACCGCGCCGATTGTTTCGGCCTCGCCCAGCTCTACCAGTTGCGCGGCCGGGTCGGACGGTCGAAACAGCGTGCTTACGCCTACCTGTTGATCCCCGGTGAGGGGGCGTTGACCCGGCAGGCGCGCGAACGGCTCAAGGTGCTGCAGGATCTGACCGAACTCGGTGCCGGATTTCGCATCGCCAGCCATGATCTTGAACTGCGCGGTGCCGGCGACCTGCTCGGTGCCCGCCAGGCCGGCCAGATCGCCGCCGTCGGCTTCGAGATGTACACTGAACTGCTGCAGGAGACCATCGCCGAGCTGCAGGGACGTGAGCATCGTCCGCAGGTCGATCCCGAGATCCGCCTCGGGCTTTCGGCCTACCTGCCGGAAAGCTATGTTTCCGACCCCAACCAGCGGCTGGTTCTTTATCGCGCCATGGCCGGTGCCGACGCGGAGGAGGATCTTTACGCCCTGGCCGATGAACTGCGCGACCGTTACGGGGAAATTCCCGAGCCGGCGTCCCTGTTGCTGGAGGTGATGCGCCTGCGGGTGCTGCTCAAGCAGCTCTGGATCGAGCAGGCCGAATATGATGGTCGACGCCTAGTCTGCGCTTTTCATGCCCAGACCCCGGTGCCGCCGGAAAAGATTCTCGCCCTGCTGCGGCAACCCGACCGCTACCAGTTTTCTCCGGACTATCGGCTCACCGTGCACTGTGGTAAAATCGCCGGCCGGGAGCTGCTGGAGATGGCCAGAAATGAATTGCGGCGCCTGCTCTGA
- a CDS encoding peptidylprolyl isomerase, whose amino-acid sequence MKVFRVFNRLLFFSILLAMLLSGCREEGPGRSPVLLRVDGREVTLARFNRSFERTLPGEEQLSPEQRRTLRRSYLGQVVDRELALAEADRLNVVVTPSEVEQALEETTSDYTPQEFERLLREQDLSRDDWRRRLAEGMRIEKVIALAAYSGVRVSESEVAAYYKKHRDQFKRPQQVRARQLVVAERETGERLLGRLRQGEDFADLARRYSLSPDGEQGGDLGWFARGQMPPEFDAVVFKLAVGRISDLVKSPYGYHLFLVEERRPAKKLKLEEAAPEIRKELQREAEQRAYQAWLVNLRKRAEIEVNLDLLNETDGD is encoded by the coding sequence ATGAAAGTTTTCCGCGTTTTCAACAGGTTATTATTCTTTTCAATACTGCTCGCGATGCTGCTGAGTGGTTGTCGGGAAGAGGGACCAGGGCGCTCGCCGGTGCTGTTGCGGGTTGACGGACGCGAGGTTACGCTGGCACGGTTCAATCGCTCCTTCGAGCGGACGCTGCCGGGAGAAGAGCAACTCAGCCCGGAACAGCGGCGGACGTTGCGGCGCAGTTACCTGGGCCAGGTTGTCGATCGGGAGTTGGCGCTGGCCGAGGCCGACCGGCTGAATGTCGTGGTGACGCCGAGTGAGGTGGAACAGGCGCTGGAGGAAACGACCTCCGATTATACCCCGCAGGAGTTCGAGCGACTGCTGCGGGAACAGGACCTGAGCCGTGATGACTGGCGGCGCCGGCTGGCCGAAGGGATGCGCATCGAAAAGGTGATCGCGCTGGCGGCCTATTCCGGGGTGCGGGTGTCGGAAAGCGAGGTCGCCGCTTATTATAAAAAACATCGCGACCAGTTCAAGCGCCCGCAACAGGTTCGGGCGCGGCAACTGGTGGTTGCCGAGCGGGAAACGGGTGAACGGTTGCTCGGTCGGTTGCGCCAGGGTGAGGATTTTGCCGACCTGGCGCGTCGCTATTCCCTCTCCCCGGATGGTGAACAGGGTGGGGATTTGGGCTGGTTCGCCCGCGGACAGATGCCGCCGGAATTCGATGCCGTGGTTTTCAAGCTGGCGGTCGGCCGTATCAGCGACCTGGTCAAGAGCCCCTACGGCTATCATCTCTTCCTGGTTGAGGAGCGGCGTCCGGCGAAGAAGCTCAAGCTCGAAGAAGCGGCTCCGGAGATCCGCAAAGAGTTGCAGCGCGAGGCGGAGCAACGGGCCTACCAGGCCTGGCTCGTCAATCTGCGCAAGCGGGCCGAGATCGAAGTCAACCTGGATTTGCTGAATGAAACTGACGGCGACTGA
- a CDS encoding SurA N-terminal domain-containing protein: MRTLKRTLPIFLLLLLVAGTVHAELVSKIAAIVNDDIITTHQLDLKLAEYFANEARGRKIPPQQIAALREKLLDRMIDQVLVKQQIKSLGLTVSDAEIDQAIADVQRKNKLTREQLSKALEAQGMSYDAYREKLRAQLLQYKLIGRQVQSKIDVTDTDIRLYFRSHIDDYREPPFVKLANLLFPLPQHADDAQIAEVRQRAAQALARLRAGEDFSVLLKELEASGQAQGGEMGRFKEGELSGAIREALAGLKTGDYSSPVQTLAGFLIFKVVDRTPGHIRNFDQVKAEIKQKLVDEDRERQFKKWTTTLKKDSYIDIRI; this comes from the coding sequence ATGCGGACCCTGAAAAGAACCCTGCCGATTTTTCTGTTGCTGTTGCTGGTTGCCGGAACGGTTCATGCCGAACTGGTCAGCAAGATCGCCGCGATCGTCAACGATGACATCATCACCACCCACCAGCTTGATCTCAAGTTGGCGGAATATTTCGCCAACGAGGCCAGGGGGCGCAAGATCCCGCCGCAACAGATTGCGGCATTGCGGGAAAAGTTGCTCGACCGGATGATTGATCAGGTTCTGGTCAAGCAGCAGATCAAGTCCCTCGGGCTGACCGTCAGTGACGCCGAGATTGATCAGGCCATTGCTGACGTGCAGCGGAAGAACAAGCTCACCAGGGAGCAACTGAGCAAGGCCCTGGAAGCCCAGGGAATGAGTTACGATGCCTATCGGGAAAAGCTGCGCGCCCAGCTGTTGCAATACAAGCTGATCGGCCGCCAGGTGCAGAGCAAGATCGATGTCACCGACACCGATATCCGCCTCTATTTCCGTTCCCATATCGATGATTATCGAGAGCCCCCCTTCGTCAAGCTCGCCAACCTGCTGTTTCCCCTGCCGCAGCATGCTGATGATGCGCAGATCGCCGAGGTTCGTCAACGTGCCGCTCAGGCGCTGGCCAGGCTGCGCGCGGGTGAAGATTTTTCCGTCCTGCTGAAGGAGCTTGAAGCGTCCGGACAGGCCCAGGGAGGGGAGATGGGCCGGTTCAAGGAAGGCGAGCTTTCCGGTGCCATCCGCGAAGCCCTCGCGGGGCTGAAAACCGGCGATTACAGTTCCCCGGTGCAGACTCTGGCGGGGTTCCTGATCTTCAAGGTTGTCGATCGCACCCCCGGTCATATCCGCAATTTTGACCAGGTCAAGGCAGAGATCAAGCAGAAGCTGGTCGATGAGGACCGGGAGCGCCAGTTCAAAAAATGGACGACAACCCTGAAGAAGGATTCCTACATCGATATCAGAATATAA
- the pdxA gene encoding 4-hydroxythreonine-4-phosphate dehydrogenase PdxA, whose product MDKPLIMTMGDPTGVGPELLVKALLEGELENRARPLQVVGDVGVLRRAARVFAAEVRAEPETGGLQRLLIGGRSLVVRPVSSLPADSLVYGRPDATAGRAMAAYVEAAAQACLTGEAAGMVTCPINKAAINAAGIRFPGHTELLAERCGVEKVVMMLAGTRLRVCLVTTHLAYRDVPGVLSGAEILATIRIVDHAFREQFGLKTPRLAVAALNPHAGEEGLFGDEEERLILPAIVQARDRGIDVRGPFPSDTLFHFAARGDYDAVICMYHDQGLIPLKLLHFDDAVNVTLGLPIVRTSVDHGTAYDIAGTGTASTASLAAAIGMAEQMSNNL is encoded by the coding sequence ATGGATAAACCGCTGATTATGACCATGGGCGACCCGACCGGGGTCGGTCCGGAGCTGCTCGTCAAGGCCCTGCTGGAGGGGGAGCTGGAGAACCGTGCCCGGCCGCTGCAGGTGGTCGGTGATGTCGGTGTGCTGCGACGCGCGGCGCGCGTTTTCGCTGCCGAGGTTCGGGCCGAGCCGGAGACTGGTGGACTGCAGCGACTGCTTATCGGCGGGCGTTCGCTGGTGGTCCGGCCGGTCTCCAGCCTGCCGGCGGACAGTCTGGTCTACGGTCGGCCGGACGCGACCGCCGGGCGGGCCATGGCCGCCTATGTCGAGGCTGCAGCGCAGGCCTGCCTCACCGGAGAAGCCGCCGGCATGGTCACCTGTCCGATCAACAAGGCGGCGATCAATGCCGCCGGCATTCGCTTTCCCGGTCACACCGAGCTGCTGGCCGAGCGCTGTGGGGTGGAAAAGGTGGTGATGATGCTGGCCGGCACGCGGCTGCGGGTCTGCCTGGTGACCACCCATCTCGCCTATCGTGATGTCCCCGGGGTGCTTTCCGGCGCTGAGATTCTGGCCACCATCCGCATCGTCGATCATGCTTTCCGCGAACAGTTCGGTCTCAAGACGCCGCGCCTGGCGGTGGCGGCGCTCAACCCGCACGCCGGGGAGGAAGGACTGTTCGGTGACGAGGAAGAGCGGCTGATCCTCCCGGCCATCGTGCAGGCGCGCGACCGGGGAATCGATGTGCGGGGCCCCTTCCCGTCCGACACCCTGTTTCACTTCGCCGCCCGCGGCGACTACGACGCGGTGATCTGCATGTACCACGACCAGGGACTGATCCCCCTGAAGCTGCTGCACTTCGACGATGCCGTCAATGTCACCCTCGGACTGCCGATTGTCCGCACCTCGGTTGACCACGGCACCGCCTACGACATCGCCGGCACTGGAACGGCGAGCACCGCCAGCCTGGCGGCGGCGATCGGCATGGCGGAGCAGATGAGCAACAATCTTTAG